The genome window TATAGAAAGGATTTTGGACCAGGTTCTTATTGGTTTGCAACTCGTATTGGAAAATGGGCAAATAGTTGCTGTTGGCATCCTTCAATTTTGCCTGCGCCGTTTTAATCATATTGGCCGGCACCACACTGGCGATCATGTCCATCAGGTAGCTGATACGTGCGTAGTTATTCCGTTTTACATAACGCAGTACATCAAACCATCTTTTTCCTTCAAACATGCATTCACGGGCCCTTTCTTCCAGCACAAAAAGCGCCACATCTTCCTTATTGGCAGGATCAGGATTGTTGTTGGTCGACGGCAAGGCATGTGCCCGTGTGCGGACCACATCGATCAGTGCCAATGCCTCGCTGCCCCGGTTCAGCTCTGCAAGAGCTTCCGCCTTCATCAGCAAAACATCGGGATAGCGGTAAATAAACCAGTGGGTGTAGGAATCGCCGGATGCAATCAGGTCGGTCCCGTTTTTACCAACATATTTCCAGATGAGGTTGTCTTCTGCCCGGACAGCAGAACCGGCGCCCCGTATATCTTTCAATACACCGGTATCATCAACACCATACACAAGGTCCATGACGCGATTGGCCGCCAGGAACCGCTTGTTACTGATGGCAAACAGGTTGTAAAAGGTGTTGAGCTTTTGCGAGCTGTATTGCACTTCAAAAATGCTCTCCGTGGAATTACCGGTACGGAACAGGTCGGTGAACCAGGCTGTACTGGCCGCCAACAGCCCGAATCTTTTGGAGTCGATAACCTTGTTGCAGGCTTTAAGACAATCCTCATACCTGTCCATCCACAGATAAACATCAGCCTGTATGACATTTACCGTGTAGCGGGTAATCCTTCCTTTATCGTATGCCTGTATGCCGTAGGTGAGCACAGCGCCGGATTCAGCTTCTGCCAGGTCTTTCAGTATCTGTTCCAGCACAACTTCCCGGGTGCTTTTGGCAATAGCTACCACTTCATTATCGTTGGTGGTAGAGGCCAGTTTCAAAGGCACTTCACCAAACGTGCGTACCAGGTAAAAGTACATGAGCGCCCGCAACGCCTTTGCTTCTGCCAGGTAGGCGTTCAATGCTTCCTGCGTAAAGGTGTTATCGCTTTCCAGAACTTTGGGAGCATAGTCTATTACAATATTGCAGTAGTTGATCGTACGGTATACCGGGCTCCAGTTGGTCAGCGTGTTGCTGGGTACAGCATTTACGCTCATAATAGCCATTTCATCTACCGTGGTGGCGGATGTACTGGCCAGCATATCGGCCCGGAGTTCACCCCACAGGAAGAAAAGTTCAGGAAGCGGCTTGCTGCTGCCAGCCGGATCGGCCAGCAAGGAGGCATAACAACCCACTACAGCAGCCTGTACCTGTTCTTTCGTTTTCCAGTAATTGTCGCCGATGATGCCATCCGCGGGTTTCAGATCGGCCCATTTTTTACAGGAGCTGCCCCCTGTTAACAGTAGCAGGCCCAGGAACAAATATGTATATATGGTACGCATGACGAATAAATACTTTATGCTTTAAAAGGAAGCTGTTATACCTAAAGTGATCGTTTTTACAGGAGGCGTCATTGACCTGTCGGTTGCTACACGGAAAGGATCGCTGCCACGTACGCTTACCTCGGGGTCCTGCCCGGTATAATTGGTCCATGTAATCAGGTTCTCTGCTGTTATATACGCGCTCATATTCTTGATCTTTAATTTATCGGCAAGCGCTTTATTGAACGTATACCGGAGCGTAACGGAACGGAAACGGAGGAAGGAAGCATCTTCCACATAGCGTGATGAACCCAGCCAGTTGTAACCTGTTTTGTACAGGGCCCTTGGAATATCGGTCACATCTCCTTCCTGGCGCCAGCGCTTCAATACTTCGGTGCTCTGGTTATCGTATCCGTACATATTGGTGGTATACATTTCAGTAGCATTAACCACTTCATACTTATAGCGGAAATTGAAGAAAGAGGAAAGCCGCAGGTTCTTATAGGCAACGTTCAACCCAAAGCCACCGTTAAAACGGGGGTTACTGTTACCGAGGTATACAATATCACGGTAATCAATATTACCGTCGTGGTTGATGTCATCATATATGGCATCACCGGCCTGAAATGTGTAATCGGTATTGGGGTAGTTGAACCGCATGTATACCGTGTTTCCTGTGGGTGTTACAATGGGATCGCCTTTCCCATCGCGGGCAATCGTTTCATTCTGGTCTTTATATACTCCCTTGTAGCGGAAACCATAGAATGAACCAAAAGGATTGTTTACCTGCATATAGGTTTTGTACTGGCCATTGTTGGTGATATTGCCTTTTTCGAGGGGATAGAACTCAGATATTTC of Paraflavitalea devenefica contains these proteins:
- a CDS encoding RagB/SusD family nutrient uptake outer membrane protein gives rise to the protein MRTIYTYLFLGLLLLTGGSSCKKWADLKPADGIIGDNYWKTKEQVQAAVVGCYASLLADPAGSSKPLPELFFLWGELRADMLASTSATTVDEMAIMSVNAVPSNTLTNWSPVYRTINYCNIVIDYAPKVLESDNTFTQEALNAYLAEAKALRALMYFYLVRTFGEVPLKLASTTNDNEVVAIAKSTREVVLEQILKDLAEAESGAVLTYGIQAYDKGRITRYTVNVIQADVYLWMDRYEDCLKACNKVIDSKRFGLLAASTAWFTDLFRTGNSTESIFEVQYSSQKLNTFYNLFAISNKRFLAANRVMDLVYGVDDTGVLKDIRGAGSAVRAEDNLIWKYVGKNGTDLIASGDSYTHWFIYRYPDVLLMKAEALAELNRGSEALALIDVVRTRAHALPSTNNNPDPANKEDVALFVLEERARECMFEGKRWFDVLRYVKRNNYARISYLMDMIASVVPANMIKTAQAKLKDANSNYLPIFQYELQTNKNLVQNPFYK